From one Rhodamnia argentea isolate NSW1041297 chromosome 1, ASM2092103v1, whole genome shotgun sequence genomic stretch:
- the LOC125312867 gene encoding uncharacterized protein LOC125312867 — translation MSVPDNEIFDSGGNVVVDVDNVDDGENKDDYKGDGGGDGGVGVSVTRKNDRKEERGYGCTPRWNLAKVKKAFGSSSNKKSSRRRSRRNDKGCVFCFSRPKTLESPAESHLSDPNDAAFTHEMLRDLLERNDFYCRECNPHLYVHFASCEHR, via the coding sequence ATGTCAGTTCCTGATAACGAGATATTTGATTCTGGTGGTAACGTCGTCGTGGATGTTGATAATGTTGACGATGGAGAGAACAAGGATGATTATAAGGGTGATGGTGGTGGAGACGGTGGAGTTGGGGTCTCTGTCACGCGTAAGAATGATCGGAAGGAAGAGAGGGGTTATGGGTGTACGCCACGATGGAATCTTGCCAAGGTTAAGAAGGCTTTTGGGTCTTCATCCAACAAGAAATCGTCGAGACGACGCAGCAGAAGGAACGACAAAGGTTGTGTTTTTTGCTTTAGCAGGCCCAAAACTCTGGAATCGCCGGCGGAGTCTCATTTGAGCGATCCCAACGATGCGGCTTTCACGCATGAGATGCTGAGGGATTTGTTGGAAAGGAATGATTTTTACTGTAGGGAATGCAATCCCCACTTGTACGTCCATTTCGCTTCCTGTGAGCATAGATAG